The DNA segment TCCAGGCCTTCAACGCGTCGCTGAAGGACTTCGCAATTCGGGCACGGCTTGTCGGCGGGCTGCGTCATAGCGCCGCCAACTTACCCGATCACCTACAAAACCTCGAATACCGATTTACCCAAAAATCCGTGAACGCTTACCCCACCGGCAAAGAGCGCCCCGAGGTTTTCAGCCCCTTGCCATTCTCGCAACGCTGGATGCTCTCGCCCGGCGACGATGTCCGTCGCGCCATCGGAGTTCTTCGCGAAGCACAGCACTGAATCTGGATCGACGACGCTCAGAATTACCGGCGAATGCGTTGCAAGGAGGATTTGAGCGCCGTATACAGACGAAAGCGATTGGTACATCGTCTCGATTGCGCGCGGATGAATCCCGTTCTCCGGCTCTTCAATCAGGTAGATTCCCCCGAAGTCGTCGAGGTAAGCGGGAAGAGTCAGGGCCATCAGCCGCAAGGTCCCGTCAGATGCCATCCACGATGGAACCTCGAGCCCCCCGTCGTACTCAAGCTGGAGATATCGATGCCTATCGTCGGCACGCTCGATTGTGCGCACGTCTGCTAGATCCGGTAAAGCCGTGCGGAGATGTGCCACCCAGTGTTTTAGGCGCGCGGAGTCGCGTTCCTCCAAGCCGGCAATAACCCATGGAAGGTTCGAGCCGTCGGACTTGAACCCTCTCGCCTGCCCCGGAGGGCTGGCCTGCCGCACCAGAAGGCTGTTCAAGATCATTTTCTCGATGCCGTTCGTCAGTAGCTGCTTGAACCAAGCACTGACAGGAAAATTTTCTTCATCCTCCGGTAAATTGCCCAGCGTCGATTTCCGGGCACCCAGTTTGAAGGCCGGTGCCCACCGACCCTCTTTCTGATGTGCGTCCGCGTAATAGTTGTCGTTTCCCCCAGGCGTCTTGCTGAATAGGGATCGTCGCTTCCCACTTGACTTTCCCGCGCTGACAATCGTGTTTGGAGGAGGCGGCGGCTCAGGAAATAAGCCTTTTTGCGTTGAGCTTTCATGCCCTCGGACTTGCAGCCATCCTCGTTCCTCGGCAATTACTATTTCTTTGCTCTCCGGGTCGATCCCAATTGCAACTTCGTATCGAACGGTGTCATAAGTCTGAACCGCTAACAATCTGCGCTTCTCCGGCGGAATGGACGCCTCCACGGCAAGTTCGAAGCGATTCCCGGAGTGCTGCCAAAGCAAATCGCTAAAGTTACGAGTACGCTTATACACGGCCTGCTCAAGCCCTTCCGCAACCAAATCGCCTAAGAAGGCTATTACGTCGAGGAACGTTGTCTTGCCGCTCGCATTCGGTCCAACGAGAACGTGGAATCGACCAACCTTTTGCCTGACGTATCGCAGGCAGCGAAAATTCAGGGCTTCAACGAGTGTTAGCATGCGTGATGAGAGGGTAATCGAAACGCGACAATGCATGGAAGCTCATCGGAAACCGTTACACATCCAAATTCCGCACTTCCAGGGCGTGTTTTTCGATGAATTCGCGGCGGGGTTCGACTTTGTCGCCCATCAACACGCGGAAAAGGTCGTCGGCGGCGCTGGCTTCGAGCATCGTCACCTGCAGGAGCGTGCGGTTGTTGGGATCGAGCGTCGTGTCGCGGAGCTCTTCGGCATTCATTTCGCCGAGGCCTTTGAAGCGCGTGATCGTGAGGCCCTTTTCGCCGGCGCTGCGGACGGCCGCCAGCAGGCCGCGCAGGTCGGACAAGCCGATCGCGCTCTCTCCGCGGCGCAAGGTGTATCGCGGCTGCTCGCTGCCGGTACGCTGCTGGGGGATCAGCGATTGAATGTCGAAACCCATGTTCTTCAAGTCGCCCAGCAGCGTGTTGATCGAGCGCACTTCGTGCAACTCGACGATGTGCAGCCGGCTGGCGCGGAGCGAATCGCCGTTGGCCGACGGAGCGGCAGCGGCGCCGTCGGTGGCGGCGGGCTTTCCGGCGTCGGCCTCGATACTCGGTTTTTCGGTCGAATCCTCGACCGTCAGTTCGGCGCCGGCCGCTTGCTCTTGCTGGGCGACAAACGTGTCGAGCTCGTCGCGGCGAGTGAACCAGTGCTCTTCGTTGCCGAGAAAAACGTGGTAGATGGGGAGCTTGCCCGTGGACTTGTCTTGCCGCGTGGCGTGGGTGCGGAGGCCGATGCCGCGGCGCTCCAGCGCGATCAGCGATTCTTCGAGCGCGGCCAGCGTGCGGCAGAGCTTCGCCATGTCGGCGCCTTGGATCGTGCGGCCATCGCCGGGCTCGAACACGCCTTCGCCGAGGCCCTGTTCGAGCAGTTGGTTCTTCATCTGCTCTTCGGTTTGCACGTAGTAGGTTTGCTTCTTGGTCCGCACGCGGAAGAGCGGCGGCTGAGCGACGTACACATGCCCCTTCTCGACGAGCTTGTACATTTGGCGATAAAAGAACGTGAGCAAAAGCGTGCGGATGTGCGAGCCGTCGACGTCGGCATCGGTCATGATGACGATTTTGTTGTAGCGCCGCTTCGTGAGGTCGGCTTCGTCGCCGATGCCGGAACCGATGGCCGAGATCATGCTGCGCACTTCCTCGTTGGCGAGCACTTTATCTTCGCGCGATTTATAGGCGTTGATGATCTTGCCGCGCAAGGGGAGGATGGCCTGATACTCGCGCAGGCGGCCTCCTTCGGCGC comes from the Pirellulales bacterium genome and includes:
- a CDS encoding ATP-binding protein; amino-acid sequence: MLTLVEALNFRCLRYVRQKVGRFHVLVGPNASGKTTFLDVIAFLGDLVAEGLEQAVYKRTRNFSDLLWQHSGNRFELAVEASIPPEKRRLLAVQTYDTVRYEVAIGIDPESKEIVIAEERGWLQVRGHESSTQKGLFPEPPPPPNTIVSAGKSSGKRRSLFSKTPGGNDNYYADAHQKEGRWAPAFKLGARKSTLGNLPEDEENFPVSAWFKQLLTNGIEKMILNSLLVRQASPPGQARGFKSDGSNLPWVIAGLEERDSARLKHWVAHLRTALPDLADVRTIERADDRHRYLQLEYDGGLEVPSWMASDGTLRLMALTLPAYLDDFGGIYLIEEPENGIHPRAIETMYQSLSSVYGAQILLATHSPVILSVVDPDSVLCFAKNSDGATDIVAGREHPALREWQGAENLGALFAGGVSVHGFLGKSVFEVL